The DNA region TCCAGGTGAATGCAGGCGAATAAAATTCTGGCACTGCGGGATAGCCACGGGATGGGACATGATCTTCGTGATTTTCCCAAAATCATATTCGCCGCTCTCTGTTTTAAACTCGGAGCCATGTCCAATGACATTTTGTATAGATGGATAAACCCATTCTGCTTGCATCGGAATATCCACTTCATTAACGAGCCAGTCCATATGCAGACTAACCGAACCTTCAATTGTATTCTCAATGGGAATGACACTGTATTGTGACTTCCCACTATCCGTTGCACGGAAGACATCAGAAATCAGCTTGGAATGAATCAATTCTAAAGGCTCCCCATTAAACAGAAAATCTACTGCTTCATGAGAAACTGAACCTTCAGGTAATACTGCAATTCTTTTCATGCGTTAACTTCCCCTTTAATTCTGTCCAAAAAAGGACTTTCATCTTGATCAGACAGCACGGTAACACCGTCCAAGTCCGGATCCAGCCACAATGCCGAAGCAGTAATACCTTCACGACTCATGGTATCTATCAAGTATTGCTTCAGTTCTTCCTTGCGGATGTCATGACGATCTACCAACGTCAAAACGGTTGGGCCAGCCCCGCTCAAAGCAGCGCCTAGAGCTCCATGACTGACCGCATGTTCCAGAATCTCAGCCATCCCTGGAACCAATGATGTTCTGTAAGGCTGATGAATACGATCAGACATCGCCTTTTGGATCATATCCAATCGCCCACTTGCCAAAGCTGCAACGAGTAGGGATGATCTGCTTATATTGTGAATGACATCAGACTTGTCGAACTGCTGCGGGATCACATTCCTTGCTTTTGAAGTGGACAACTCGAAGTCTGGTACGATAACTAACGTCTGCAAATCCTGATGCGGCTCTATACGAATATGATCTACACGACTGCCATCCCACGCCGCTGCAATGATACCTCCATATAATGAAGCCCCCACATTATCCGGATGTTTCTCCAGTGACGTAGCCATGTCCAGAAGCTTGGCATCCGATAACGGAGTACCAATTAATGCATTAGCAGCAACCAATGCACCTACGATAGCCGATGCACTGCTTCCCAGTCCACGTGTGAGAGGAATATCGGAGTACATGGAAATATCCAACTCAGGCACGGAAATCCCGGCTTCGTTGAACACCATCTGTGCAACTTCATATATCAAATTGGATTTATCTGTAGGCAGACCTGTCAGATGGTCCCCATATAAATGGAATGTCGTTTGCTCAGCCGGTTTCATCTCAAGCCAGACATAGAGAGACAAAGC from Paenibacillus sp. JNUCC-31 includes:
- the thrB gene encoding homoserine kinase; its protein translation is MSLQQRVTVKVPASTANLGPGFDTLGMALSLYVWLEMKPAEQTTFHLYGDHLTGLPTDKSNLIYEVAQMVFNEAGISVPELDISMYSDIPLTRGLGSSASAIVGALVAANALIGTPLSDAKLLDMATSLEKHPDNVGASLYGGIIAAAWDGSRVDHIRIEPHQDLQTLVIVPDFELSTSKARNVIPQQFDKSDVIHNISRSSLLVAALASGRLDMIQKAMSDRIHQPYRTSLVPGMAEILEHAVSHGALGAALSGAGPTVLTLVDRHDIRKEELKQYLIDTMSREGITASALWLDPDLDGVTVLSDQDESPFLDRIKGEVNA